The following are encoded in a window of Sphaerisporangium siamense genomic DNA:
- a CDS encoding RNA polymerase sigma factor: MSPASSTRSKPSELNEPVIQRLIERGRSQGFLESEDVRKAFEEADIPMSHAAGFLRSLSKEGVTVVVTAADSAAPKRSRGPAKRRTAAPVKKTKTATTAAAKEQPDTVTAVVSGAGDEAATPAEKPAAKKPAAKKAVPAKKAAPAPDAPAKVATPAALAKKAKPEVAVPASPSPKIETKPKVSSDDDEELDIEGDLELEDFDIDAEVEAEADAEADTEIEAEGDAEPEAETEEEPKPGVEVQSDDEVLILSDDDDDAPVAQVAAAGATADPVKDYLKQIGKVPLLNAEQEVELAKRIEAGLFAEEQLANDGERLPVDVRAELEWIAEDGRRAKNHLLEANLRLVVSLAKRYTGRGMLFLDLIQEGNLGLIRAVEKFDYTKGYKFSTYATWWIRQAITRAMADQARTIRIPVHMVEVINKLARVQRQMLQDLGREPTPEELARELDMTPEKVVEVQKYGREPISLHTPLGEEGDSEFGDLIEDSEAIVPADAVSFTLLQEQLHSVLDTLSEREAGVVSMRFGLTDGQPKTLDEIGKVYGVTRERIRQIESKTMSKLRHPSRSQVLRDYLD; encoded by the coding sequence GTGTCGCCTGCAAGTTCGACTCGCTCGAAGCCGTCTGAGCTGAACGAGCCCGTCATTCAGCGGCTCATCGAGCGTGGGCGCTCGCAGGGTTTCCTCGAGTCTGAGGATGTCCGCAAGGCCTTCGAGGAGGCGGACATCCCGATGTCGCACGCCGCTGGGTTCCTGCGGAGCCTCAGCAAAGAGGGTGTGACCGTCGTGGTGACCGCTGCGGACTCGGCGGCGCCGAAGAGGTCTCGTGGACCGGCCAAGCGTCGCACAGCCGCCCCCGTCAAGAAGACCAAGACCGCCACCACCGCGGCGGCCAAGGAGCAGCCCGATACCGTCACGGCCGTGGTGAGCGGTGCCGGGGACGAGGCAGCGACGCCGGCCGAGAAGCCGGCCGCCAAGAAGCCGGCGGCCAAGAAGGCCGTCCCGGCGAAGAAGGCCGCGCCCGCCCCTGACGCTCCCGCCAAGGTCGCCACCCCTGCCGCCCTCGCCAAGAAGGCCAAGCCGGAGGTCGCCGTGCCAGCGTCGCCATCGCCCAAGATCGAAACCAAGCCCAAGGTCTCCTCCGACGACGACGAGGAACTCGACATCGAGGGCGACCTCGAACTTGAGGACTTCGACATCGACGCCGAGGTGGAGGCCGAAGCCGACGCCGAAGCCGACACCGAGATCGAGGCGGAGGGCGACGCGGAGCCCGAGGCCGAGACCGAAGAGGAGCCCAAGCCGGGCGTCGAGGTTCAGAGCGACGACGAGGTCCTGATCCTCTCCGACGATGACGACGACGCCCCCGTGGCGCAGGTCGCCGCCGCCGGCGCCACCGCCGACCCGGTGAAGGACTATCTGAAGCAGATCGGCAAGGTCCCCCTGCTCAACGCCGAGCAGGAGGTCGAGCTGGCCAAGCGCATCGAGGCCGGCCTCTTCGCCGAGGAGCAGCTCGCCAACGACGGCGAGCGCCTGCCCGTGGACGTCCGCGCCGAGCTGGAGTGGATCGCCGAGGACGGCCGCCGCGCCAAGAACCACCTGCTGGAGGCCAACCTCCGCCTGGTCGTCTCCCTGGCCAAGCGCTACACCGGCCGCGGCATGCTCTTCCTGGACCTGATCCAGGAGGGCAACCTGGGCCTGATCCGCGCGGTCGAGAAGTTCGACTACACCAAGGGCTACAAGTTCTCCACCTACGCCACCTGGTGGATCCGCCAGGCGATCACCCGCGCCATGGCCGACCAGGCGCGCACGATCCGCATCCCGGTCCACATGGTCGAGGTCATCAACAAGCTGGCCCGCGTCCAGCGCCAGATGCTCCAGGACCTGGGCCGCGAGCCCACCCCCGAAGAGCTCGCCCGTGAGCTCGACATGACCCCCGAGAAGGTCGTCGAGGTCCAGAAGTACGGCCGCGAGCCGATCTCCCTGCACACCCCCCTCGGTGAGGAGGGCGACAGCGAGTTCGGCGACCTCATCGAGGACTCCGAGGCGATCGTCCCCGCGGACGCCGTCAGCTTCACCCTGCTGCAGGAGCAGCTCCACTCCGTGCTCGACACCCTGTCGGAGCGCGAGGCGGGCGTGGTGTCCATGCGGTTCGGCCTCACCGACGGCCAGCCGAAGACGCTGGACGAGATCGGCAAGGTCTACGGGGTGACGCGCGAGCGCATCCGCCAGATCGAGTCCAAGACCATGTCCAAGCTGCGCCACCCGTCGCGTTCGCAGGTCCTGCGCGACTACCTCGACTGA
- a CDS encoding thioredoxin family protein produces the protein MAVTSFMVPLGTAAPEFDLPSIDGGRVSLSDLKATPATLVVFLSNHCPYVRRIEKGLGALAADYRGRVATVGISSNDVVNYPDDDIAHLKEQAGRAGFGFPYLVDESQDVARAYRAACTPDFFLYDADRLLAYRGQFDDARPSNQEPVTGASLREAIDATLAGRPVPGEQRPSLGCGIKWKPGTEA, from the coding sequence ATGGCTGTCACCTCATTCATGGTCCCGCTGGGGACCGCCGCGCCGGAGTTCGATCTGCCGTCGATCGACGGGGGGCGGGTGTCCCTGTCCGACCTGAAGGCAACGCCCGCGACCCTGGTGGTCTTCCTGTCCAACCACTGCCCGTACGTGCGCCGGATCGAGAAGGGGCTCGGAGCGCTGGCCGCGGACTACCGCGGGCGGGTCGCCACGGTCGGCATCTCCAGCAACGACGTCGTGAACTATCCGGACGACGACATCGCCCACCTCAAGGAGCAGGCCGGGCGTGCGGGGTTCGGCTTCCCGTACCTGGTGGACGAGTCGCAGGACGTGGCGCGGGCCTACAGGGCCGCCTGCACGCCGGACTTCTTCCTCTACGACGCCGACCGGCTGCTGGCCTACCGGGGCCAGTTCGACGACGCCCGGCCGTCGAACCAGGAGCCGGTGACGGGCGCCTCGCTGCGTGAGGCGATCGACGCCACACTCGCCGGGCGTCCGGTGCCGGGCGAGCAGCGGCCGAGCCTGGGCTGCGGCATCAAGTGGAAGCCGGGAACCGAGGCGTAG
- a CDS encoding RecQ family ATP-dependent DNA helicase translates to MVDESGLRAEAEHKLRSLAGPGARLRDDQWSAIRALVVERRRALVVQRTGWGKSAVYFIATALLRARGAGPTVIVSPLLALMRNQIAAAARAGVNAATINSANTDEWDHVHAEVERGEIDVLLVSPERLNNPDFRALVLPKLAAGAGLVVVDEAHCISDWGHDFRPDYRRLRSLLASLPPGVPVLATTATANARVTHDVAEQLGSAPPGGSAATGGAAAVARPEGAGETLVLRGPLERDSLRLAVVRQPTAERRLAWLAEALRDLPGSGIIYTLTVAATHEISAYLREQGFQVAAYSGQTEQAERLAAEQALLDNQVKALIATSALGMGFDKPDLGFVVHVGAPASPVAYYQQIGRAGRGVERAEVILLPGPEDRDIWAYFASLAFPPESTVRATIGALSEHGTMSTAALETRVDLSRARLETMLKVLDVDGAVERVKGGWRSTGAPWAYDGARYARVAAERAAEQRAMLDYIATDQCREEFLRHHLDDETARPCGRCDNCTGTHRSESVREEAVGRARDRLRRPGVEVEPRSQWPTGLKELGLSGRIRPEVSAEPGRALGRLTDIGWGNVLRRLLAPDAPDRPVPDEVFDAVVQVLAAWEWRQRPVAVVSVPSATRPRLVTSLAERLATVGRLTYLGSLAYRNGPPGRQHNSAHRVRALTTTLTANALGSPQDPALPGAAAMPEAAAVSLSSGPVLLVDDRVETGWTMTVATAMLRQAGAPAVLPLTLATTT, encoded by the coding sequence ATGGTTGACGAGAGCGGCCTGCGGGCCGAGGCGGAACACAAGCTGCGGTCCCTCGCCGGGCCCGGCGCGCGGCTGCGTGACGACCAGTGGTCGGCGATCCGCGCGCTGGTGGTCGAGCGACGGCGCGCCCTCGTCGTGCAGCGCACCGGCTGGGGCAAGTCGGCGGTCTACTTCATCGCCACCGCCCTGCTGCGCGCGCGGGGCGCGGGTCCCACGGTCATCGTCTCGCCGCTGCTCGCGCTGATGCGCAACCAGATCGCCGCCGCCGCGCGCGCGGGCGTCAACGCCGCCACGATCAACTCCGCCAACACCGACGAGTGGGACCACGTCCACGCCGAGGTCGAGCGCGGCGAGATCGACGTCCTCCTGGTCAGCCCCGAGCGGCTCAACAACCCCGACTTCCGCGCGCTGGTGCTGCCCAAGCTGGCGGCCGGCGCCGGGCTCGTGGTCGTCGACGAGGCGCACTGCATCTCCGACTGGGGCCACGACTTCCGGCCCGATTACCGCCGCCTGCGCAGCCTCCTGGCGAGCCTGCCTCCCGGCGTGCCGGTCCTCGCCACCACGGCCACGGCCAACGCCCGCGTCACCCACGACGTCGCCGAGCAACTGGGCTCCGCGCCACCCGGCGGGTCCGCCGCGACGGGCGGGGCGGCGGCCGTGGCGCGGCCGGAGGGCGCCGGCGAGACGCTGGTGCTGCGCGGGCCTCTGGAGCGGGACAGCCTGCGGCTCGCCGTCGTGCGGCAGCCCACGGCCGAGCGGCGGCTGGCCTGGCTCGCCGAGGCCCTGCGCGACCTGCCCGGCTCCGGCATCATCTACACCCTCACCGTGGCCGCCACGCACGAGATCTCCGCCTACCTCCGTGAGCAGGGGTTCCAGGTGGCGGCCTACTCGGGCCAGACCGAGCAGGCCGAGCGCCTGGCCGCCGAGCAGGCCCTGCTCGACAACCAGGTGAAGGCGCTGATCGCCACCTCCGCCCTCGGCATGGGGTTCGACAAGCCCGACCTGGGGTTCGTGGTCCACGTCGGCGCCCCCGCGTCCCCGGTGGCCTACTACCAGCAGATCGGCCGCGCCGGGCGCGGCGTCGAGCGCGCCGAGGTGATCCTTCTCCCCGGCCCGGAGGATCGCGACATCTGGGCCTACTTCGCGTCGCTGGCCTTCCCGCCCGAGTCGACCGTGCGGGCCACGATCGGCGCCCTGTCCGAGCACGGCACGATGTCCACGGCCGCGCTGGAGACACGGGTCGATCTGAGCCGTGCCCGGCTGGAGACGATGCTCAAGGTCCTCGACGTGGACGGCGCGGTCGAGCGCGTCAAGGGAGGCTGGCGCTCCACCGGCGCGCCGTGGGCCTATGACGGGGCCCGGTACGCCCGGGTCGCCGCCGAGCGCGCCGCCGAGCAGCGGGCCATGCTCGACTACATCGCCACCGACCAGTGCCGCGAAGAGTTCCTCCGCCACCACCTGGACGACGAGACCGCCCGGCCCTGCGGCCGCTGCGACAACTGCACCGGGACCCACCGTTCGGAGTCCGTCCGTGAGGAGGCGGTGGGCCGGGCCCGCGATCGGCTGCGCCGGCCCGGCGTCGAGGTCGAACCCCGCTCGCAGTGGCCCACCGGCCTGAAAGAGCTCGGCCTGTCCGGCCGCATCCGCCCTGAGGTCTCCGCCGAGCCCGGCCGCGCGCTCGGCCGTCTCACCGACATCGGCTGGGGCAACGTGCTCAGACGTCTGCTCGCCCCCGACGCTCCCGACCGGCCCGTCCCCGACGAGGTGTTCGACGCCGTGGTCCAGGTGCTGGCCGCCTGGGAGTGGCGGCAGCGCCCCGTCGCGGTCGTCAGCGTCCCCTCCGCCACCCGTCCGAGGCTGGTCACGAGCCTGGCCGAGCGGCTGGCCACCGTCGGCAGGCTCACCTACCTCGGCTCCTTGGCCTACCGCAACGGCCCGCCAGGCCGCCAGCACAACAGCGCCCACCGCGTACGCGCCCTCACCACCACGCTGACCGCCAACGCCCTGGGCAGCCCTCAGGACCCCGCCCTGCCCGGAGCGGCTGCCATGCCGGAAGCCGCCGCCGTGTCCCTGTCCAGCGGCCCGGTGCTCCTGGTCGACGACCGCGTCGAAACCGGCTGGACGATGACCGTCGCCACAGCGATGCTCCGCCAAGCAGGCGCCCCGGCCGTCCTCCCCCTCACCTTGGCCACCACCACCTGA
- a CDS encoding DNA gyrase/topoisomerase IV subunit B: MTAVSTETGYTARHLSVLEGLEAVRKRPGMYIGSTDSRGLMHCLWEIVDNAVDEALAGFCDRIEVELFPDGSIEVRDNGRGIPVDIEPKSGLAGVELVYTKLHAGGKFGGGAYAASGGLHGVGASVVNALSARLDVAVDLDGRVHEISFRRGVPGVFDGDGPTAKFKKKSGLRDGGPLRAKATGTRVRWWLDKQIFLAEAEVSLDELHVRARQTAFLVPGLTIAVRDSRLEQVVEDEFRFEGGISEFTEFLARDEPICDVMRLQGLGHFHETVPVLDEQGHMTSTEVERELTVDVAVRWGKGYDTTVRSFVNVIATAKGGTHVSGFERALVRTVNEQLRETRLLKNGDDPVTKEDILEGLTAVVTVRVPEPQFEGQTKEVLGTSAATRIVSHVVSRELKELFASTRRAHKLQLRAVLEKIVAAAKARIAAREHRDNQRRKSALENSALPAKLVDCRSDAVDRSELFIVEGDSALGTARAARDSEFQALLPIRGKILNVQKASVADMLKNAECAAIIQVIGAGSGRGFDLEAARYGKVILMADADVDGAHIRCLLLTLFHRYMRPMIEAGRVFAAVPPLHRIEITNPGRGKDKYVYTYSDAELHRVLRDLERRGKRWKDPIQRYKGLGEMDADQLAETTMEPRHRTLRRVRIEDAEAAEQIFALLMGSDVAPRREFIVGSAAEVDREAIDA; the protein is encoded by the coding sequence GTGACCGCAGTGAGCACGGAGACGGGCTACACGGCCCGTCACCTGTCGGTGCTGGAGGGCCTTGAAGCCGTCCGTAAGCGCCCCGGGATGTACATCGGGTCCACTGACAGCCGCGGCCTCATGCACTGCCTCTGGGAGATCGTGGACAACGCCGTCGACGAGGCCCTGGCCGGCTTCTGCGACCGCATCGAGGTCGAGCTGTTCCCCGACGGCTCCATCGAGGTCCGCGACAACGGCCGCGGCATCCCCGTCGACATCGAGCCCAAGAGCGGCCTGGCGGGCGTCGAGCTCGTCTACACCAAGCTCCACGCCGGCGGCAAGTTCGGCGGTGGCGCCTACGCCGCCTCCGGCGGCCTGCACGGCGTCGGCGCCTCGGTGGTCAACGCCCTGTCCGCCCGGCTGGACGTCGCGGTCGACCTCGACGGCCGCGTACACGAGATCAGCTTCCGCCGCGGCGTGCCCGGCGTGTTCGACGGCGACGGCCCCACCGCCAAGTTCAAGAAGAAGTCCGGCCTGCGCGACGGCGGGCCCCTGCGCGCCAAGGCCACCGGCACGCGCGTCCGCTGGTGGCTCGACAAGCAGATCTTCCTGGCCGAGGCCGAGGTCTCGCTGGACGAACTGCACGTCCGCGCCCGGCAGACCGCGTTCCTGGTCCCCGGTCTGACGATCGCGGTGCGCGACAGCCGTCTTGAGCAGGTCGTGGAGGACGAGTTCCGCTTCGAGGGCGGCATCTCCGAGTTCACCGAGTTCCTGGCCCGCGACGAACCCATCTGCGACGTCATGCGGCTGCAGGGCTTGGGCCACTTCCACGAGACCGTCCCCGTCCTCGACGAGCAGGGGCACATGACCTCCACCGAGGTCGAGCGCGAGCTCACCGTCGACGTCGCGGTGCGCTGGGGCAAGGGTTACGACACCACGGTCCGTTCGTTCGTGAACGTGATCGCGACGGCCAAGGGCGGCACCCACGTCAGCGGCTTCGAGCGCGCCCTGGTGCGCACGGTCAACGAGCAGCTCCGTGAGACCCGCCTGCTCAAGAACGGCGACGATCCGGTCACCAAGGAGGACATCCTTGAGGGGCTGACCGCGGTGGTCACCGTACGGGTGCCGGAGCCGCAGTTCGAGGGCCAGACCAAGGAGGTCCTCGGCACCTCCGCGGCCACCCGCATCGTCTCGCACGTGGTGTCGCGCGAGCTCAAGGAGCTTTTCGCCAGCACCAGGCGCGCCCACAAGCTCCAGCTCCGCGCCGTCCTGGAGAAGATCGTCGCGGCGGCCAAGGCCCGCATCGCCGCCCGTGAGCACCGGGACAACCAGCGCCGCAAGAGCGCCCTGGAGAACTCGGCGCTGCCGGCCAAGCTGGTCGACTGCCGCAGCGACGCCGTCGACCGCAGCGAGCTGTTCATCGTCGAGGGCGACTCGGCCCTCGGCACGGCCCGCGCGGCGCGCGACTCGGAGTTCCAGGCCCTGCTGCCGATCCGCGGCAAGATCCTCAACGTGCAGAAGGCCTCCGTGGCCGACATGCTGAAGAACGCGGAGTGCGCCGCGATCATCCAGGTCATCGGCGCCGGCTCGGGCCGCGGCTTCGACCTGGAGGCCGCGCGGTACGGCAAGGTCATCCTCATGGCCGACGCCGACGTCGACGGCGCCCACATCCGCTGCCTGCTGCTCACGCTGTTCCACCGCTACATGCGGCCCATGATCGAGGCCGGGCGCGTCTTCGCCGCCGTCCCCCCGCTACACCGCATCGAGATCACCAACCCGGGCCGCGGCAAGGACAAATACGTCTACACCTACTCCGACGCCGAGCTCCACCGCGTCCTGCGCGACCTGGAGCGCCGGGGCAAGCGCTGGAAGGATCCCATCCAGCGTTACAAGGGCCTCGGCGAGATGGACGCCGACCAGCTCGCCGAGACCACCATGGAGCCCCGCCACCGCACTCTGCGCCGCGTCCGCATCGAGGACGCCGAGGCGGCGGAGCAGATCTTCGCGCTGCTGATGGGCAGCGATGTGGCGCCGCGGCGCGAGTTCATCGTCGGCAGCGCGGCCGAGGTCGACCGCGAGGCCATCGACGCCTGA
- the yaaA gene encoding peroxide stress protein YaaA produces the protein MLILLPPSEGKAAKGSGAPLDLDALSFPSLGPAREKVLDALEAVARGPEDEALAVLGLTPGQADELARNRGLRTARTLPASRLYTGVLYDNLGLATLSPAGRRRASRSLIVFSGLWGALRPSDRVPPYRLSMGVRLPSLGGLAAYWRPALTEALAEAVAKEAKGVVIDLRSSTYAQAWPPGSRGVTVRVLREAADGGRSVVSHMAKATRGAVARSLLESGANPRTPRQLAGILADLGHVTELGPEPRAGRPWTLDVVTRE, from the coding sequence ATGCTCATCTTGTTGCCGCCGTCCGAGGGAAAGGCCGCCAAGGGCAGCGGCGCTCCGCTGGATCTCGACGCCCTGAGCTTCCCCTCGCTCGGCCCCGCCCGCGAGAAGGTGCTCGACGCCCTGGAGGCCGTCGCGCGCGGCCCCGAGGACGAGGCGCTGGCGGTGCTGGGCCTGACGCCGGGGCAAGCCGATGAGCTGGCCAGGAACCGCGGGCTGCGCACGGCCCGCACCCTCCCCGCCTCCCGGCTCTACACCGGAGTGCTGTACGACAACCTCGGCCTGGCGACGCTGAGCCCGGCCGGGCGCCGCAGGGCGAGCCGGTCGCTGATCGTGTTCTCGGGGCTGTGGGGCGCGCTGAGGCCGTCCGACCGGGTTCCGCCCTACCGCCTGTCGATGGGCGTGCGCCTGCCTTCTCTCGGCGGCCTGGCGGCCTACTGGCGGCCCGCCCTGACCGAGGCGCTGGCCGAGGCCGTCGCCAAGGAGGCCAAGGGCGTGGTGATCGACCTGCGGTCCTCGACGTACGCGCAGGCGTGGCCGCCGGGGTCCCGAGGGGTGACGGTGCGGGTGCTCCGCGAGGCGGCCGACGGCGGCCGCTCGGTGGTCAGCCACATGGCCAAGGCCACGCGCGGGGCCGTCGCCCGGTCGCTGCTGGAGTCCGGGGCGAACCCTCGCACGCCTCGGCAACTGGCCGGGATTCTCGCCGATCTGGGGCATGTCACCGAGCTGGGCCCGGAACCCCGCGCGGGCCGCCCGTGGACGCTGGACGTGGTCACCCGCGAGTGA
- a CDS encoding DUF7455 domain-containing protein translates to MTGALAPTKPLTAVDRCDRCGAQAYIRASLPMGGELLFCAHHGRRHIAALREKGADIQDESARLSETPTPTAER, encoded by the coding sequence GTGACTGGAGCTCTCGCCCCCACCAAGCCGCTTACCGCCGTCGACCGTTGCGACCGGTGCGGCGCTCAGGCGTACATCCGCGCATCTCTCCCCATGGGCGGGGAGCTGCTGTTCTGCGCACACCACGGGCGCCGCCACATCGCGGCCCTGCGCGAGAAGGGCGCCGACATCCAGGACGAGTCGGCGCGCCTGAGCGAAACCCCGACCCCGACCGCGGAGCGGTGA
- a CDS encoding GNAT family N-acetyltransferase → MNLENLDFDQLVHRAWPAPCQEGFGGWVLRYASGVTKRANSVLPLGEPEDAVAAIEAAERFYAARGLPCVFSMGPAAPGGLDDRLEARGYRVVDHTAYMTASVESVARGYSLPGEVELAGEASEEWLAAWWAVDGRFGDQGLAAAARILEGVPATYAGVRRDGRMVAVGRSVLQGDTLGVYCMATLPEARRQGLGGAVLRALAADGRARGAVRAYLVVIASNAAAIALYERHGFTRAGGYHYRVRSREEI, encoded by the coding sequence ATGAACCTGGAGAATCTGGACTTCGATCAGCTCGTCCACCGGGCGTGGCCGGCGCCGTGCCAGGAGGGCTTCGGCGGCTGGGTCCTGCGCTACGCGTCGGGGGTGACGAAGCGGGCCAACTCGGTGCTGCCGCTCGGCGAGCCGGAGGACGCCGTCGCGGCGATCGAGGCGGCCGAGAGGTTCTACGCCGCGCGGGGACTGCCGTGCGTCTTCTCCATGGGCCCCGCCGCCCCGGGAGGGCTGGACGATCGACTGGAGGCGCGTGGCTACCGCGTCGTGGATCACACGGCTTACATGACGGCGTCCGTGGAGTCGGTGGCCCGCGGGTACTCCTTGCCCGGCGAGGTCGAACTGGCGGGCGAGGCGTCGGAGGAGTGGCTCGCGGCCTGGTGGGCCGTGGACGGGCGCTTCGGCGATCAGGGCCTGGCCGCCGCGGCGCGCATCCTGGAAGGCGTCCCCGCCACCTACGCCGGAGTGCGGCGGGACGGCAGGATGGTCGCGGTGGGCCGCTCGGTCCTGCAGGGCGACACGCTGGGCGTCTACTGCATGGCCACGCTGCCCGAGGCCCGGCGGCAGGGGCTCGGCGGCGCCGTCCTGCGGGCCCTGGCCGCGGACGGCCGCGCCCGCGGCGCCGTACGCGCCTACCTGGTGGTGATCGCCTCGAACGCAGCCGCGATCGCGCTGTACGAACGACACGGTTTCACCCGGGCAGGCGGTTATCACTACCGGGTGCGCTCACGTGAAGAGATCTGA
- a CDS encoding beta-class carbonic anhydrase, translated as MTGAFDDVLAANHDFSRTFEYSGLTGRAARGLAVVTCMDSRIDPLGLLGLGAGDAKILRNAGARVTDDVLRTLVLAVYLLGVDRVLVMPHTDCRMAKSTDEEVHELINREFGMDTRSLEFHTVSNQDSALRRDLIRVRTYPYLPERLAVGGAVYDVHTGKLMPVDL; from the coding sequence ATGACGGGAGCGTTCGACGATGTGCTGGCCGCCAATCACGACTTCTCACGGACCTTCGAGTACTCGGGCCTGACAGGCCGCGCCGCCCGGGGCCTCGCCGTGGTCACCTGCATGGATTCACGGATCGATCCGCTCGGGCTGCTCGGCCTGGGCGCGGGCGACGCCAAGATCCTGCGCAACGCGGGCGCGCGGGTCACCGACGACGTGCTGCGCACGCTGGTGCTCGCGGTCTACCTGCTGGGCGTGGATCGTGTCCTGGTGATGCCGCACACCGACTGCCGGATGGCCAAATCGACCGACGAGGAGGTACATGAGCTGATCAATCGCGAGTTCGGCATGGACACGCGCAGCCTGGAGTTCCATACCGTGTCCAACCAGGACTCGGCGCTCCGCCGCGATCTCATCCGTGTCCGCACGTACCCGTACCTGCCGGAACGGCTGGCCGTCGGGGGCGCCGTCTACGACGTGCACACCGGCAAGCTGATGCCCGTCGATCTGTGA